GCTGCTCGTCGAAGAAGGCATAGTTGCGGATGGTCAGCTGCCGGCCCTTGCCCTTGGCCCAGGTCATAAATTCGAGCCGCTGGCCGCTTAGCACCGTTTCTATCTCAGGCAGCAGGTGCGGAAACACGTTGCGCACGTTGTGGCCCACAATGGCTTCCGAAGGCAGGCCCAACGTAACGAGCCCCGAGCCCGTGCGCTCCAGGATGGTGCCGTCGGCCGCTACCCGGGTCAGCACCACGGGCAGGTGGTCGAGCACGCTGGCCATCACCAGGCTCTTGTAGTGCAGCTCTTCCTCGGCGGCGTAGATGGAGGTCACGTCGCGCACCACGCCGGCAAAGCCGCGGGTCTTTCCCAGCTCATCGGTCACGGCCCGGCCCGCCGCCGATACGTGGTGCAGCGAGCCATCGGGCCACACCACCCGGAAATCGAGCGCCATCGGCGACTGCGCCGCAATGGCGGCCTCAATGGCCTCCCACACCCGGCCCGAGTCGTCGGCATGAAACCGCTTGCCCAGCATCTCAATCGGCACCAGGCGCGGGTTGTACTCGTAGCCGAAGATGGTCTGGGCCCGCTGGTCCCACTCCAGCCGGTTGCTGGCAATGTCCCAGGTAAAGACGCCGGTTTCCGACGCTTCCAGGGCCAGGCTGAGCCGCGATTCGCTTTCGCGCACCTGCGCGGCGGCCGCGCGCTCGGCGGTTACGTCGCGCCAGAGCATGTGTATCACCGGGGGCTTGCCGGCTCCCTCCTCAATGGGCGTGAGCACGGCCTCGACCCAGATTTCTTCGCCCGTCGCCTTGTTCATGCGCGCATCGCAGCGCTTGGAGCCCGTGCGCAGGGCCTCGTCTACCGATTCGCGCAGCATGTCTATGGTGCGGCGCCCGTCGGGCTGGTGGCTGGGGCAATGCGCCCAGGCGTTGTGCCCCACTATCTGGTCCTTGCGCGTGGCCCCGAGCAGGGCCAGGGCGGCGTTGTTGCAGTCGATGTACATGTGGCCCTGCAGCAGCACCACGGCATCGCGGCTGTCGTTGAACAGCCGGCGGAAGCGGGCCTCGCTGGTGGCCAGGGCGGCGGTGGCCACGCGGCGGGCCGTGGTGTCGAGCACGGCCAGGCGGCACTGCTGCTGGGCGGGGCTGTTGGCCAGCGTGTGCTCCATGCGCAGGCCCTCCAGCTGGGCGTAGAAGAGGCTGCCGTCTTCGCGCTGCAGCACTATCTCGCAGCTTAGGGTGCGGGTGGTGTTCAGCACACGGGTCAGAAATTGCCCAAATTCGAGGCGGTTGCTGGGGGCTACGAAGACCTCGAAGCGCCGCCCCGCCAGGCGCTGGCGCACGCTGCCCAGCAGCCGGCTGGCGCACAGATTGAGCTGCTCGATGAGGCCCGCGGCCGTGAGGGTAAAATAGCCCACCGGGGCAAAATCGTACAAGTCCACGTACTGCTCGCGGGCGGTCTGGACCTCGGCCTGCGCGCGGAGCAGCTCCTCGTTCTGCATTTCCAGCTCAATCTGGTGGACCTGCAGCTCCTGAATCATCCGCTGGATTTCCTGGGGGGTTTGATTTTCCACGGCCTGCGTTACCAGGTAGCGCTGCCGTTCGGCGCGGCTACGCAGCGACCCCAGGGCGGCGTCCAAACCAAGCCGTATATCATCGGGCTCAACTTCGTGCAATGGCTCACTATTACTTGGGTCCGTGCTCATAGAGAATAGCATGCTTGACTCCTCCAGCAGAGCTGCGGTTAGCAGCCTTGGGGAGCATCAAAAGGGAATCCTACTACGCAATTTAAGGGATAATAAGTTAATCCCGACAGCAGCAATCGGCTCATTAGCTGAACAGTAAGCATGCAAGCTGAACCGCTACCTAGACAAACGCCCTATTCATTTGACGTTAATTATTATCATAATAGCAATGAGTATGCTTTTAACCACAATTGAAACCCCAGGGTACGCCTGCCGTTTTCGGTCAAGGTCGAGCTAGCAAAGCGTGAAGGCTATAAACTCCAAAGTGGTGCCCCCGCTTCCCATCGGAAGCGGGGGCACCACTTTGAGCTGGTTGCACACCTTATTTTTTTAGCACCGGTGGGCTCGTTGGTTTAGCCTTGCGGCGGGCCCGACTACTCTACGCCCGCAGTCACGTCGCGCAGCCCGAGCAGGAGCTTGGTGCTGGTGGCTTGCTCGCCGCCAATGCAGCGGCCGTACATCAGCAGCTCGCGGGGGCCGGCGTTGGGGAAGGTGGCCCTGAAACGCAAGTCGTCGAAGGAGGTGCCGGGGGCTTTGAGGATGGCCTCGAGGCGCTCGCGCAGCTCGGGCTGCTGCCAGGTTCCGTTGTCGAGCTCGGCCAGGGGGCGGCCCTTGGCCCCGGCGGTGTTCAGGCCAAACATCTCGCCAAACGACTGGCTCATGGCCAGCACGCGCAGCTGGTAGTCGAGCACGAGCAGGGGCTCGCGCACGGTTTCCACCACGGTCTCGGCCAGGCGGCTGCTTTCCTGGAGCTGGGCTTCCAGGTTTTTGAGGCCGGTGATGTCGGTGAAGGTGATGACAGCGCCGCTGATGTAGTTGTCGAGGGTGCGGTAGGGCAGGATGCGCATGGCGTACCACTCGCCGGTGGTGGTCTGGATGTTGGTTTCCGAGCTCACCAGGCGGTCGAGCACCCGCTTCACGTCCTGGGCCAGGTTTTCGTGGCGCAGCGTGCTGGCAAAGTGCGTGATGGGCCGGCCCACGTCGCTCGGCATCAGCGAGATAATGCGGTTTACGCGGGGCGTAAAGCGCTTTATTACCATGTCGTTGTCGAGGAAGATGGTGGCAATTTCGGTGGCGTCGAGCAGGTTTTTCATGTCGTTGGCCGCCAGGCTCAGCTCCTCGGTTTTGCTGAGGTACTGCATGTTGAGGGTCATCAGCTCTTCGTTCAGGCTCTGCATCTCCTCCTTGTTGGTCATGGCCTCCTCGTTGGTGCTTTGCAGCTCCTCGTTGGCGCTTTGCAGCTCTTCGTTGGTGCTTTTCAGCTCCTCCACGCTGCTTTCCATCTCCTCAATGGTGGTTTGAAGGCGGTGCTTGGTGTACTGCAGCTCTTTTTCGAGCTGGGCCACCACGGCGTCGCGGCTCAGCTCGGTGCCCAGCGCGGCGTGGCCCAGCCGCACCTTGCGGGGCGTGGGCTGCTCCTCAAACACCACCAGCAGCAGGCCGGCCAGCTGGTCGGGCTCTTGCAGGCACTTCACCGTCACGCGCAGCAGCTGCACCCCCAGGTCGGTTTTCACCTTCACGTTTTCGGCCACCACGTCCTGCCGCGACGAGGCCGCCTTGTGCACCGCCGCGCTCAACTCGTAGTTCAGCTCCTCGCGGGCCATCTCAAAGATGTTCATGCCGCTCAGGCCCGGGGCCGGCTCGAGGTAGCGGCCGGTGCGGCCGTTCACGTACAGGATTTCGCCGACGGGGTTTATCACCACGGCCGGCGGGGTGTACTGGCGCAGCAGCACCCGCTGCACCAGCGTGGCAAAGGTCCCGTCTTTGCGGATGGAATTCGAAAGCATAGAATCGGTGGCGGGGGCGTGGGTGGCCGGTTGCTGGGTCATGGAGAACGGGAAGCCTAAAATGCGGCTGAGCACGGACGGCCCTTCGAGGCGGCGCAGAATCTTCCATTTCACGTCGAGCGGGCTAAACAGGTCCTGAAAGCCGTTGAGGTTTTCGCTCGGGCCCAGAAACAGGAGGCCGCCCGGGTTGAGGGCGTAGTGAAAGACGGGCAGAATGCTCTTTTGCAGCTCGGCCGATAAGTAAATCAGCAGGTTGCGGCACACCAGCAGGTCGAGCTTGGTAAACGGGGCGTCCTTGGTGAGGTTGTGCAGGGCAAAAATCACCACGTCGCGCACTTCCTTCTTTATCTGGTAGTGGCCGTCGAGGGAAGTAAAAAAGCGGTTGAGGCGCTCGGGGCTCACGTCGGCGGCAATGGAATCGGGGTAGATTCCGACGCGGGCAAAGTCAATGCCTTCCTTGTTGATGTCGGTGGCGAAAATCTGAATTTTCAGGTACCGGTTTTCCTCTATCGCCTCGAGGCATTCGAACAGGCACATGGCCAGCGAGTAGGCCTCTTCGCCGGTGGAGCAGCCGGGCGCCCACACCCGAATCACGCTATCCACGGGCTTGTCGCGCAGCAGGGGCATCAGCCGGGCTTTGAGGTTGTCGAACGCTTCCTGGTCGCGAAAAAACTTGGTCACGCCAATCAGCAGCTCCTTGAACAGGGCATCGACCTCGGCGGGGTTTTCCTGCAAAAAGCGCACGTACTGCGTAAACTCCCGAATCTGGTGGGAATTCATGCGGCGCTCGATGCGCCGGAACACGGTGTTGCGCTTGTAGAAGGAGAAGTCGTGCCCGGTCTGGGTCCGGATGAGGCTAAAGATTTTTTGCAGCGCGTGGGCCGGCTTGGAGTTCGACTCGGCCACTTCGCGGCGGGGCCGGGCCAGCAGCGGCTGGGCCACGTACTCGAGCAGCTTGTCGGGGAGCTGGTCGGCGGGCAGCACGTAGTCCACAAACTCGGTGGCGATGGCCGAGCGCGGCATCGAGTCGTACTCGGCCGTTTCGGGCGATTGCACCATCACCATGCCGAAGTTCTCCATCACCATTTTCAGCCCAATGGTGCCATCGGAGCCCATGCCGGAGCAGATGATGCACACGGCACGCTCGCGCGCGTCCTTGGCCATGCTCTGGAAAAAGTAGTCGATGGGCATGCGGCGGCTCTCGTGCTGCGTGGGCGCAAACAGCAGCAGCGTGCCGTGCAGGATGCTCATGTCGCGGTTCGGCGGAATCACGTACACGTGGTTGGGCTGCACCTTCAGGCCGTCGGTGGCTTCCTGCACCGGCATGCTGGTGAAGTGCTGCAGCACCGCCGCCATTTCCGATTCCTGGTTGGGCGAGAGGTGGGTAATTACCACGAAGGCCATGCCGCTGTCGGGGCGCATGTGCCGGAAAAACTGCTCGAAGGCCTTCAGAGAGCCGGCCGAGCCGCCGAGGGCCACCAGGGGAAACGTGTCGTCGGAGCCGTTTTGGCGCTGGGCCATGCGCATTTGGGCCGGCGTGGCGGGCACCTCCAGCGGCAAGTCCTGCTGGGGAACTTCAGCGATGGTCGGTTCGTCATCGGCGGGGAGCGGCGGGTGAGGAGTCATGGGGAGAAGCTAAAAGCCAGCGGGCTAGCACAACCGAAGGGTTCGGCCCGGCACAAAGTAGACGGTAGGTAGTGGGAAGCCACCACCCCAGAACACCACCGGCGGCCTTATGAGTTTACGTAACCGGCAACTTGCCCGGGCCGGCCCCGCCCGCAGCCAAACGGACCAGGTCCCGCGCGAAAGCCTTGAAAACAGCCCGGCAGTACGCCCAAAATTAAACGAAAAGTGCCACTCAAATTCAGCCCACTGCCGTTCCAAATCGTAAATTAGAAGCAAACCCGTTTTTTGCTAGTTCCGTGCCTCCACCGTCCCACCTCATTGTTATCGGCACTTCGGCCGGCGGCATGCCGGCCCTGGTGCAGCTAGTGGCCCAGCTGCCCGCTTCGCTCCCCGCCGCCGTGCTGGTGGTGCAGCACTTCTCGCCCGATGCCGACGGCCAGCACCTGGTAAACCGGCTGGCCCGCCACACCGAGCTGCGGTGCCGGCTGGCCAGCAGCAGCCAGCCCATTGAGGCCGGCACCGTGTACCTGGCCCCGCCCGACCGCCACCTGCTGGTGAAAGACCGCCAGGCACCGTATGTCCTCGTGACCAAAGGCCCGCGCGAAAACAACTACCGCCCCGCCATCGATGCGTTGTTCCGCTCGGCCGCCGTCACGTACGGGCCTGCCGTGGCGGGCGTGGTGCTCACGGGCATGCTGCACGATGGCACCGCGGGCCTGGAGTTTATCAAGCGCTGCGGCGGCCGGGCCGTGGTGCAGGACCCCCGCGATGCCGAATTTGCCAGCATGCCCGAAACGGCCCTGCGCAACGTGGCCGTGGACTACGCCGTGCCCCTAAGCCAGATGGGTACGGTGCTCGAAGAAATTATCCAGGGCGCGGCGCCCGACCCCGCCCCCAGCATTCCCGAAGACCTTAAACACGAGGCCGCTATTGCGGAAAGAGTTGTGGGAACCACCGACGACGTTGCTAAACTTGGGCACCTGGTGCCCCTCACCTGCCCCGACTGCGGCGGCAACCTCTGGGAAATGGAGCACGGCCAGGTGCTGCGCTACCGCTGCCACACCGGCCACGCTTTCACGGGCGATGTGCTGCTGCGCGAGTCGCAACACAGCCTGGAAGAAACGCTGTGGGTG
This region of Hymenobacter sedentarius genomic DNA includes:
- a CDS encoding PAS domain S-box protein, yielding MDAALGSLRSRAERQRYLVTQAVENQTPQEIQRMIQELQVHQIELEMQNEELLRAQAEVQTAREQYVDLYDFAPVGYFTLTAAGLIEQLNLCASRLLGSVRQRLAGRRFEVFVAPSNRLEFGQFLTRVLNTTRTLSCEIVLQREDGSLFYAQLEGLRMEHTLANSPAQQQCRLAVLDTTARRVATAALATSEARFRRLFNDSRDAVVLLQGHMYIDCNNAALALLGATRKDQIVGHNAWAHCPSHQPDGRRTIDMLRESVDEALRTGSKRCDARMNKATGEEIWVEAVLTPIEEGAGKPPVIHMLWRDVTAERAAAAQVRESESRLSLALEASETGVFTWDIASNRLEWDQRAQTIFGYEYNPRLVPIEMLGKRFHADDSGRVWEAIEAAIAAQSPMALDFRVVWPDGSLHHVSAAGRAVTDELGKTRGFAGVVRDVTSIYAAEEELHYKSLVMASVLDHLPVVLTRVAADGTILERTGSGLVTLGLPSEAIVGHNVRNVFPHLLPEIETVLSGQRLEFMTWAKGKGRQLTIRNYAFFDEQQQQAIVLGFDETEVEDKKKQLQAEKEFTESLLENSVDGIVAFDREGTITAWNVKAATYFCQEAADVLGQPIFEVLPHLDSEESRQIVERVLAGEQVLLPGQAFEHRAGHYDVYHVPLRQENEITGILAIFRDVTERDRLAEEATQLRLRQQQEVLSAILTTQETERKRIAEALHNGLGQLLYAAKLSLEGRAGSPSSPRASLKLLHEAIRTTRTISFELTPGILEDFGLRTALEELSKRITPTGLPVHLHLTNLEQRLRPTVEIAVYRIVQELLNNIMKHSQATEVEVHVAREKGHVAVSVEDNGRGFEPDALTTLPLAGMGLSGVRNRVALLGGELSIKSQLGRGTIISFELDD
- a CDS encoding CheR family methyltransferase; its protein translation is MTPHPPLPADDEPTIAEVPQQDLPLEVPATPAQMRMAQRQNGSDDTFPLVALGGSAGSLKAFEQFFRHMRPDSGMAFVVITHLSPNQESEMAAVLQHFTSMPVQEATDGLKVQPNHVYVIPPNRDMSILHGTLLLFAPTQHESRRMPIDYFFQSMAKDARERAVCIICSGMGSDGTIGLKMVMENFGMVMVQSPETAEYDSMPRSAIATEFVDYVLPADQLPDKLLEYVAQPLLARPRREVAESNSKPAHALQKIFSLIRTQTGHDFSFYKRNTVFRRIERRMNSHQIREFTQYVRFLQENPAEVDALFKELLIGVTKFFRDQEAFDNLKARLMPLLRDKPVDSVIRVWAPGCSTGEEAYSLAMCLFECLEAIEENRYLKIQIFATDINKEGIDFARVGIYPDSIAADVSPERLNRFFTSLDGHYQIKKEVRDVVIFALHNLTKDAPFTKLDLLVCRNLLIYLSAELQKSILPVFHYALNPGGLLFLGPSENLNGFQDLFSPLDVKWKILRRLEGPSVLSRILGFPFSMTQQPATHAPATDSMLSNSIRKDGTFATLVQRVLLRQYTPPAVVINPVGEILYVNGRTGRYLEPAPGLSGMNIFEMAREELNYELSAAVHKAASSRQDVVAENVKVKTDLGVQLLRVTVKCLQEPDQLAGLLLVVFEEQPTPRKVRLGHAALGTELSRDAVVAQLEKELQYTKHRLQTTIEEMESSVEELKSTNEELQSANEELQSTNEEAMTNKEEMQSLNEELMTLNMQYLSKTEELSLAANDMKNLLDATEIATIFLDNDMVIKRFTPRVNRIISLMPSDVGRPITHFASTLRHENLAQDVKRVLDRLVSSETNIQTTTGEWYAMRILPYRTLDNYISGAVITFTDITGLKNLEAQLQESSRLAETVVETVREPLLVLDYQLRVLAMSQSFGEMFGLNTAGAKGRPLAELDNGTWQQPELRERLEAILKAPGTSFDDLRFRATFPNAGPRELLMYGRCIGGEQATSTKLLLGLRDVTAGVE
- a CDS encoding chemotaxis protein CheB; the protein is MPPPSHLIVIGTSAGGMPALVQLVAQLPASLPAAVLVVQHFSPDADGQHLVNRLARHTELRCRLASSSQPIEAGTVYLAPPDRHLLVKDRQAPYVLVTKGPRENNYRPAIDALFRSAAVTYGPAVAGVVLTGMLHDGTAGLEFIKRCGGRAVVQDPRDAEFASMPETALRNVAVDYAVPLSQMGTVLEEIIQGAAPDPAPSIPEDLKHEAAIAERVVGTTDDVAKLGHLVPLTCPDCGGNLWEMEHGQVLRYRCHTGHAFTGDVLLRESQHSLEETLWVALRMMEERRNLLSTISTREPSPYAGQQTERLEELKKHVNRLREFLLNGSVTNANANADSAQQDDDYD